A window of Thermosipho japonicus genomic DNA:
AAATTTAAGGAGAAAATCCATTAAAAAACGCGAAAAAGTAAACACTCCCCAAAAAATACTTAAAAATAATGCAGCTTGTTGTTTTGTAAACCCAAATTCTAAAAACAAATTAGATGCCCACGTAATGGCGCTTATTTCACTAGCGGAATAAAAAAATAAAGAAAGTACGGTTATATAAAAGAGTGGCTTTAAGTATGGTTTAGATTTTGAAAAAGAATTTTCATTAATCTTTATATCAGGAAATTTCATATTTATATTCCAGACAAGGAGAAAAACTCCCAAAAAAAGATAAACCAAATAAAGATACTTATAAGATATTCGGCTTTTTAAAAAGAAGGAAACAAACATCGGTGATAATATTCCTCCAAGTCCAAAAAAACCATGAAATACTCCAAATTTTGGATCTTTAAAGTGACTAAGAAAAGTTGTAGAAGATGTAAAAATAATAGAAAGTCCTGCTCCCATTAAAAAAACTCCAATTAATATAAAATTCAAGCTTTCAAAGAAAGAAAGTATTAATAAGGAAAATAACAAAAATGTATAACCAATGAAATAAGTTCTTTTTAAACCTAATTTATTAATAAAAAATGAAATAATAAACGAAAATATTGTAGTACCAGCTGTATTAACTACTGGTATGAAAGAAGAAAACGCAACAGTTGCATTTAATTTTTCCTGAAAAGTAGGCATAAGCGGTGCTATTGAATTTGCAAGAAGTGCTCCAAGAAAAATATTTAAAAAGATAAAAAGCAACCTATTCACCTCTCTTAAAGAGATTTTAGCATATTTTTATCCAATATAAAATAAGAAAAATTATACTTTATTTTCTCTTGTTTATTATTTTTATTTTGAAAATTCAGTCCGTTTCTTATTTTTTCTCTGAAAATCTACTCAAAAATATTTTCATACAAATATGTTAAAATAAGTTTAACCAAAAAAACGGGGAGGTGAAAGTGATGAAAAAGATTCTTATAATAACCATTGCAATAATCTTAT
This region includes:
- a CDS encoding MFS transporter, with product MLFIFLNIFLGALLANSIAPLMPTFQEKLNATVAFSSFIPVVNTAGTTIFSFIISFFINKLGLKRTYFIGYTFLLFSLLILSFFESLNFILIGVFLMGAGLSIIFTSSTTFLSHFKDPKFGVFHGFFGLGGILSPMFVSFFLKSRISYKYLYLVYLFLGVFLLVWNINMKFPDIKINENSFSKSKPYLKPLFYITVLSLFFYSASEISAITWASNLFLEFGFTKQQAALFLSIFWGVFTFSRFLMDFLLKFVNFRLYVLTITSLSFIFLSLLIVLKMPFLFYLFGLSMGAIFPLIQRNANIKLDKSEVGFLNGITYSATGIGSLLFISIMGYISKFSIRAMFVVPIIGLAVVFLLQKNLRD